The proteins below come from a single Tachypleus tridentatus isolate NWPU-2018 chromosome 13, ASM421037v1, whole genome shotgun sequence genomic window:
- the LOC143238886 gene encoding adhesion G protein-coupled receptor L2-like yields MGVVFILIYVFLKFGAHNVTAIDSKDENLFGNIWYSREVNPELNAVEKDFRRLSREETPAIRSGISDSKIIYSGYTGALPGMQGEPKNNKGLDDHSFFENTYSDNSTEMVSYNTNDQSFNLEKNNSSYPPLNPKQSGSFHNVRILRQLNVSIQSSFRGLNLPLLSDRYGSLGQFNLSRKRRFSADVGEHYSNKTSRNLNIAPKKSFLFWRNLTTDEPDVAVNFSMASSELLTSREHVDICIKDVEHNRTWSEEKGGVLVTMACPESYKGQIFRMCHATGLWDDPDYENCRLVSLENLKQTLQVSCNPKNGLDEDLACYNVFGELENILHEEIIYSEEDLLEATEIMTYALGASSRLLAHSNLSSSLIRVVMQCVDRILMNDLLKKEPASNEQSLRYFQTLILALQQFIMKYTWELATCPNFMAPNHHGYQAVLTRHNYQISDKLVTYNKCKNTPERESCAGIGMFESSSNWTVCGVQVSGLKYILTTENVIVRSVLFIITVHKDVATGGELNYDIKYNITLVVLDSVSDDYITECATMWKNSRIWKFDECQLVEQLDRHVTCTCSEVGVVAVVGRRRPPTEELRENNAVSSVITIGCAIFLVAIAFSLFRVPLNFRSTNPGPPIILVNVLFTMAVNQFIFIFGAGATSGKVICTSVSLLLHYLHLVASFWMVTYAENLHRRLLNFPDSKFRIFGYFLVSWIIPAIFVLFCYAYYPNGYETTLYCWLSVHRGMGISFLVPMALLIMANTAFIIASMRKYLFLRAITPKEEINKMRLYLRSVMAVLPWHFINWFFSVLALEYSSTTTLHYVFALTNTTQGIIIFQSNWASFPKTESIASSGSTKSRRCTEPRFPKTAETVSVISKVEKEISALNRGKFYESDRRPLFVKSSVSVLDVV; encoded by the exons ATGGGTGTAGTCTTTATTTTGATCTACGTTTTTCTGAAGTTCG GAGCCCATAACGTCACAGCAATCGACTCGAAAGACGAAAATCTTTTTGGAAATATTTGGTATTCAAGAGAAGTTAATCCAGAACTAAATGCGGTAGAAAAAGACTTCAGGAGATTATCCCGAGAAGAAACTCCTGCGATTAGGTCTGGCATTTCTGACTCTAAGATCATTTACTCTGGATATACAGGAGCTTTGCCAGGAATGCAGGGTGAACCTAAAAATAACAAAGGATTAGATGACCACTCTTTTTTTGAAAATACTTATTCGGATAATTCAACTGAAATGGTCAGTTACAACACAAATGATCAATCGTTTAACttggaaaaaaataattcaagttaTCCCCCATTAAATCCTAAACAAAGTGGATCATTTCATAATGTTAGAATATTACGACAATTGAACGTTTCCATACAAAGTTCTTTTAGAGGCTTAAATTTACCACTATTGTCCGACCGATATGGATCATTAGGGCAATTCAATTTATCTAGAAAGCGCAGGTTTTCAGCAGATGTTGGTGAACACTACAGTAACAAAACATCGCGTAACTTGAACATTGCTCCCAAAAAGTCGTTTTTATTCTGGAGAAATTTGACAACTGATGAACCTGATGTTGCGGTTAACTTCTCAATGGCCTCTTCCGAATTATTAACATCTAGAGAGCACGTAGATATATGCATTAAAGATGTGGAGCACAACAGAACATGGTCAGAAGAAAAGGGTGGCGTGTTGGTTACAATGGCTTGTCCAGAGTCTTACAAAGGTCAGATCTTCAGAATGTGCCACGCTACTGGATTATGGGATGATCCTGATTATGAAAACTGCAGGCTTGTAAGTCTGGAAAATTTGAAGCAAACG TTGCAAGTTTCTTGCAACCCTAAGAATGGCCTGGATGAAGATTTAGCTTGTTACAACGTTTTTGGAGAACTTGAAAATATCCTTCATGAAGAAATCATATACAGTGAAGAAGATTTATTAGAGGCCACAGAGATCATGACGTATGCACTTGGAGCGTCGTCACGCTTATTAGCGCACAGCAATCTTAGTTCTTCGTTAATTAGG gtCGTAATGCAGTGTGTGGACAGAATTTTAATGAACGATTTACTAAAGAAAGAACCAGCATCTAACGAACaa AGCCTCAGGTACTTCCAAACCCTCATTCTTGCTCTACAACAGTTTATTATGAAGTATACATGGGAATTAGCGACATGCCCCAACTTCATGG caCCAAATCATCATGGTTACCAAGCAGTGCTAACTCGTCACAATTACCAAATTTCCGATAAATTAGTGACCTACAATAAGTGTAAAAATACTCCTGAACGTGAGAGTTGTGCAGGTATAGGAATGTTTG AAAGTTCAAGTAACTGGACTGTATGTGGAGTTCAAGTTTCCGGACTAAAGTATATCTTGACAACGGAGAACGTAATTGTTCGgagtgtgttgtttattataacgGTTCATAAGGACGTAGCAACTGGAGGCGAGCTCAACTacgatattaaatataatattacactgGTGGTATTG gATTCGGTCTCAGATGACTATATCACCGAATGTGCAACCATGTGGAAAAATAGCAG AATTTGGAAGTTTGACGAGTGTCAACTAGTAGAACAACTAGACAGGCATGTAACATGCACTTGCAGTGAAGTTGGTGTGGTGGCTGTAGTTGGTAGAAGAAGGCCTCCAACAGAA GAACTTCGTGAAAACAACGCAGTATCATCAGTTATTACAATCGGATGTGCAATATTTCTTGTTGCAATTGCCTTTTCCTTGTTTAGAGTTCCCCTTAATTTCAG GTCTACGAACCCAGGACCACCTATCATTCTAGTAAATGTTCTTTTTACCATGGCTGTGAACCAATTTATCTTTATCTTTGGAGCTGGAGCAACCTCAGGAAAG GTAATTTGTACTTCGGTATCGCTTCTACTTCACTATCTTCACTTGGTCGCCAGTTTTTGGATGGTTACTTACGCCGAAAATCTCCACAGACGATTACTGAATTTTCCAGACTCTAAGTTTAGAATTTTTGGATATTTCTTGGTTTCATGGATAATTCCTGCCATTTTTGTCCTCTTTTGCTATGCATATTACCCTAATGGATATGAAACCACTCTTTA TTGCTGGCTATCTGTGCACAGAGGAATGGGAATATCTTTCCTTGTACCAATGGCGTTATTGATAATG gcGAATACAGCGTTCATCATAGCATCTATGAGAAAATATCTCTTTCTTCGAGCCATCACCCCTAAAGAAGAAATCAATAAAATGCG GCTGTACCTTCGATCAGTCATGGCAGTTCTTCCTTGGCATTTCATTAACTGGTTCTTCAGTGTTCTTGCTTTGGAATACTCTTCTACGACCACGTTACATTACGTATTTGCTCTTACTAATACGACCCAA GGTATCATTATATTTCAGTCTAACTGGGCGTCTTTTCCTAAG ACTGAAAGTATCGCCTCGTCTGGATCCACGAAATCTAGAAGGTGTACCGAACCAAGATTCCCGAAAACTGCTGAAACAGTATCAGTTATTTCAAAGGTCGAAAAGGAAATTTCCGCTTTGAATCGAGGCAAATTTTATGAAAGTGATCGTCGTCCTTTGTTTGTAAAATCTTCTGTGAGTGTTTTAGATGTCGTCTAA